From Pan paniscus chromosome 6, NHGRI_mPanPan1-v2.0_pri, whole genome shotgun sequence, one genomic window encodes:
- the BET1 gene encoding BET1 homolog → MRRAGLGEGVPPGNYGNYGYANSGYSACEEENERLTESLRSKVTAIKSLSIEIGHEVKTQNKLLAEMDSQFDSTTGFLGKTMGKLKILSRGSQTKLLCYMMLFSLFVFFIIYWIIKLR, encoded by the exons ATGAGGCGTGCAGGCCTGG GTGAAGGAGTACCTCCTGGCAACTATGGGAACTATGGCTATGCTAATAGTGGGTATAGTGCCtgtgaagaagaaaatgagaggcTCACTGAAAGTCTGAGAAGCAAAGTAACTGCTATAAAATCT CTTTCCATTGAAATAGGCCATGAAGTTAAAACCCAGAATAAATTATTAGCTGAAATG GATTCACAATTTGATTCCACAACTGGATTTCTAGGTAAAACTATGGGCAAACTGAAGATTTTATCCAGAGGGAGCCAAACAAAGCTGCTGTGCTATATGatgctgttttctttatttgtcttttttatcatttattgGATTATTAAACTGAGGTGA